A genomic window from Halorubrum trapanicum includes:
- a CDS encoding CTP synthase: MPADPDTGYDPSLGRKFVFVTGGVMSGLGKGITAASTGRLLANAGFDVTAVKVDPYLNVDAGTMNPYEHGEVYVLKDGGEVDLDLGNYERFLGTDMTFDHNVTTGKTYQHVIERERAGDYLGKTVQIIPHVTDDIKRRIREAAEGSDVCLVEIGGTVGDIESMPFLEALRQFAHEEDDEDILFTHVTLVPYSKNGEQKTKPTQHSVKELRSIGLQPDILVGRSEDRLDPETKEKIALFCDVPTDAVFSNPDVEDIYHVPLMVEDEGLDEYVMERLGLVDEALPKAERSTEWRDLVTREREEEIDVALVGKYALEDAYMSIHEALKHAGIQTGTEVNVLWVDADETRAEHEQRLAEADAVVVPGGFGSRGTDGKIEAVRYARENDVPFLGLCLGFQMAVVEHARNVLGLDGAHSAEIDPDTPHPVIDLLPDQYETEDMGGTMRLGAHETDIEPGTLAAEVYGADACTERHRHRYEVNPEYIDALEADGLVFSGRADNRMEILERPDHPFFFGTQAHPEFRSRPDRASPPFVSLVEAALGSTDTTERNADVRL, from the coding sequence ATGCCAGCAGATCCCGACACGGGGTACGACCCCTCGCTGGGTCGGAAGTTCGTGTTCGTCACGGGCGGCGTGATGTCCGGGCTGGGGAAGGGCATCACCGCCGCCAGCACCGGGCGCCTCCTCGCCAACGCGGGCTTCGACGTCACCGCCGTCAAGGTGGACCCCTACCTCAACGTCGACGCCGGGACGATGAACCCGTACGAGCACGGCGAGGTGTACGTCCTCAAGGACGGCGGCGAGGTCGACCTCGATCTCGGCAACTACGAGCGCTTCCTCGGCACCGACATGACGTTCGACCACAACGTCACCACGGGGAAGACGTACCAGCACGTCATCGAGCGCGAGCGCGCCGGCGACTACCTCGGCAAGACCGTCCAGATCATCCCCCACGTCACCGACGACATCAAGCGCCGGATCCGGGAGGCGGCCGAGGGGTCGGACGTCTGCCTCGTCGAGATCGGCGGGACGGTCGGCGACATCGAGTCGATGCCGTTCCTCGAAGCCCTGCGACAGTTCGCCCACGAGGAGGACGACGAGGATATCCTCTTCACCCACGTCACGCTCGTCCCCTACTCGAAGAACGGCGAGCAGAAGACGAAGCCCACCCAGCACTCCGTGAAGGAGCTGCGCTCGATCGGCCTCCAGCCGGACATCCTCGTCGGGCGCTCCGAGGACCGGCTGGACCCGGAGACGAAAGAGAAGATCGCCCTGTTCTGCGACGTGCCCACGGACGCCGTCTTCTCGAACCCCGACGTCGAGGACATCTACCACGTCCCGCTGATGGTCGAAGACGAGGGGTTAGACGAGTACGTGATGGAGCGGCTCGGCCTCGTCGACGAGGCGCTCCCGAAGGCGGAGCGGTCGACCGAGTGGCGCGACTTAGTCACCCGAGAGCGCGAGGAGGAGATCGACGTGGCGCTCGTTGGCAAGTACGCCCTCGAAGACGCCTACATGTCGATCCACGAGGCGCTGAAACACGCCGGCATCCAGACCGGCACCGAGGTGAACGTGCTGTGGGTCGACGCCGACGAGACGCGCGCGGAGCACGAGCAGCGCCTCGCCGAGGCCGACGCCGTCGTCGTCCCCGGCGGGTTCGGCTCCCGCGGCACGGACGGGAAGATCGAGGCGGTCCGCTACGCCCGGGAGAACGACGTGCCGTTCCTCGGGCTCTGCTTGGGATTCCAGATGGCGGTCGTCGAACACGCGCGCAACGTGCTCGGGCTCGACGGGGCCCACTCCGCGGAGATCGACCCCGACACGCCCCACCCCGTCATCGACCTCCTCCCCGACCAGTACGAGACGGAGGACATGGGCGGAACGATGCGGCTCGGCGCCCACGAGACCGATATCGAGCCGGGCACGCTCGCGGCCGAGGTGTACGGCGCCGACGCCTGTACCGAGCGCCACCGCCACCGCTACGAGGTGAATCCCGAGTACATCGACGCGTTAGAGGCGGACGGGCTCGTTTTCTCCGGGCGCGCCGACAACCGGATGGAGATCCTCGAGCGCCCGGACCACCCGTTCTTCTTCGGGACGCAGGCGCACCCCGAGTTTCGGTCGCGGCCGGACCGCGCGAGCCCGCCGTTCGTCTCCCTCGTCGAGGCGGCGCTGGGATCGACGGACACAACCGAGCGGAACGCGGACGTGAGGCTATAG